CGCCAGATCGGCGTTTCCGAACTGACGTTCTACCGGTGGCGCAAGCAATATGGCGGCATGAGCCGTGACCAGCTTCGGCAGTTGAAGGATCTCCAGAAGGAGAACGAACGGCTTCGCAAGGCGGTGGCCGATCTGACGCTGGACAAGCTGATCCTGACGGAGGCTGCGCGGGGAAACTTCTGAGCCCCTCGCGTCGCCGTGCCTGCATCGACCATGTTCGCTCGGTTCTGCCGAAGCGCGTGTCGGAGCGCCGGGTATGCCTCGTGCTTGGGCAGCATCGCTCCACGCAGCGGCGTATTCCTCGCGGCCGGGACGACGAGCAGCAACTGACCGAGGACATCGTTGCACTGGCCCGCCGCTATGGCCGCTACGGCTATCGCAAGATCGCCGAGCTTCTGCGCAGCCAGATGGGCTGGGTGGTCAACGACAAGCGGGTCGAGCGCATCTGGCGGCAAGAGGGGCTGAAGGTTCCAGCCAAACAACCGAAGAAAGGCCGGCTCTGGCTCGCCGACGGATCATGCATCCGCCTGCGCGCCGAGCGGCCCAACCATGTCTGGTCCTACGACTTCGTCGAGGACCGCACTCATGACGGAAGGAAGTACCGCATGCTTAACGTGATCGACGAGTTCACGCATGAGGCGCTGGCGATCCTCATCGATCGCAAGCTCAACTCCA
The nucleotide sequence above comes from Thermostichus vulcanus str. 'Rupite'. Encoded proteins:
- a CDS encoding IS3 family transposase (programmed frameshift); its protein translation is MANKRHKPDEIVTKLRQVEVLRGQGMAMADAVRQIGVSELTFYRWRKQYGGMSRDQLRQLKDLQKENERLRKAVADLTLDKLILTEAAPGKLLSPSRRRACIDHVRSVLPKRVSERRVCLVLGQHRSTQRRIPRGRDDEQQLTEDIVALARRYGRYGYRKIAELLRSQMGWVVNDKRVERIWRQEGLKVPAKQPKKGRLWLADGSCIRLRAERPNHVWSYDFVEDRTHDGRKYRMLNVIDEFTHEALAILIDRKLNSTDVIDVLSDLFILRGVPEHIRSDNGPEFIATAVQDWITAVGAKTAYIAPGSPWENGYIESFNARLRDELLDGEIFYTLKEARIIVESWRRHYNTVRPHGSLGYKPPAPEVFIPAFARAALQPQPAMPPALAPRPSLH